In Pseudomonas fluorescens, the following are encoded in one genomic region:
- a CDS encoding IS3 family transposase encodes MIAELRESFPTAIVCRVFDVKRSSFYEWLQRRAKPRIRREDLKLKVVELHSESREAMGSRMISKNLKSQNIAIGRGLVRALMREANIVSKQRQPHPFRSKGVEAFVAPNRLKRNFKPTAVDQVWCGDVTSLMVGERWVHLAIVIDLFARRVIGWAFSLVNDANLVSKALRMATEVRACPPGLMFHSDQGCQYTSRKFQEELKRHGILQSMSHRGQCWDNAPTERFFGTLKSEWVPRSGYSKIEEAKTDMVRFFLYYNRTRLHSYNNYLSPIAMEQKAA; translated from the coding sequence ATGATTGCGGAACTAAGAGAGTCATTCCCGACTGCCATTGTGTGTCGTGTTTTCGATGTGAAGCGCAGCAGCTTTTATGAGTGGCTTCAGCGGCGAGCCAAACCGCGGATCAGACGCGAAGACCTCAAGTTGAAAGTGGTTGAACTGCACAGCGAAAGCCGGGAAGCCATGGGTTCCAGAATGATCAGCAAGAACCTGAAGTCCCAAAACATCGCGATCGGAAGAGGCCTTGTCAGGGCGCTAATGAGGGAGGCCAACATTGTCAGTAAACAACGCCAGCCTCACCCATTCAGATCCAAAGGCGTTGAAGCATTTGTCGCGCCCAATCGACTCAAGCGCAATTTTAAGCCGACTGCAGTTGATCAGGTCTGGTGTGGCGACGTTACCAGCTTGATGGTGGGCGAGCGCTGGGTTCATCTGGCCATCGTGATCGATTTGTTTGCTCGCCGCGTCATTGGCTGGGCGTTTTCGCTGGTCAATGACGCCAACTTGGTCAGCAAGGCGCTACGCATGGCGACAGAGGTGCGAGCGTGTCCTCCTGGACTGATGTTCCATTCAGATCAGGGCTGTCAGTACACCAGTCGCAAGTTTCAAGAAGAACTGAAGCGTCATGGCATTTTGCAAAGCATGAGTCATCGCGGGCAGTGCTGGGACAATGCTCCAACGGAGCGTTTTTTCGGCACGCTGAAATCAGAATGGGTGCCTCGTAGTGGCTACAGCAAGATCGAGGAAGCAAAAACCGATATGGTGCGTTTCTTCCTGTACTACAACCGCACCAGGCTCCACAGCTACAACAACTACCTGTCGCCAATAGCCATGGAGCAAAAAGCGGCATAA